One Flavobacterium sp. 90 DNA segment encodes these proteins:
- the atpD gene encoding F0F1 ATP synthase subunit beta, with protein MSKVIGKVAQIIGPVVDVVFNGKDVELPKIYDSLEITKKDGTLLVLEVQSHIGENTVRTISMDSTDGLSRGYEVVGTGNPIQMPIGPDVYGRLFNVIGDAIDGLGNLPKTGENGLSIHRQAPRFEDLSTSSEVLFTGIKVIDLIEPYAKGGKIGLFGGAGVGKTVLIQELINNIAKGHGGLSVFAGVGERTREGNDLLREMLESGIIKYGDDFMHSMENGGWDLSKVDMPGMRESKATFVFGQMNEPPGARARVALSGLSIAEYFRDGAGTDQGKDVLFFVDNIFRFTQAGSEVSALLGRMPSAVGYQPTLATEMGAMQERITSTNKGSITSVQAVYVPADDLTDPAPATTFAHLDATTVLSRKIAELGIYPAVDPLDSTSRILTPQILGNEHYDCAQRVKEILQKYKQLQDIIAILGMEELSEEDKLSVSRARRVQRFLSQPFHVAEQFTGIPGVLVDIKDTIKGFNMIIDGELDHLPEAAFNLKGSIQDAIEAGEKMLAEA; from the coding sequence ATGTCAAAAGTAATAGGAAAAGTTGCTCAAATCATTGGACCAGTAGTTGACGTAGTTTTCAACGGTAAAGATGTTGAACTTCCAAAAATTTATGATTCACTAGAAATCACTAAAAAAGATGGAACATTATTAGTTCTAGAAGTGCAATCTCACATTGGAGAAAACACTGTTCGTACCATTTCTATGGACTCTACAGACGGTTTGTCAAGAGGATATGAAGTAGTTGGAACTGGTAATCCAATCCAAATGCCAATCGGTCCAGATGTATATGGAAGATTATTTAATGTAATTGGAGATGCAATTGATGGTTTAGGAAACTTGCCAAAAACAGGAGAAAACGGTTTGTCAATTCACAGACAAGCACCTAGATTTGAAGATTTGTCAACTTCATCAGAAGTTTTATTCACAGGTATTAAAGTAATCGATTTGATCGAGCCTTATGCAAAAGGAGGTAAAATTGGATTGTTTGGTGGTGCAGGTGTTGGTAAAACAGTATTGATTCAGGAGTTAATCAACAATATCGCAAAAGGTCACGGTGGACTTTCAGTATTCGCAGGAGTAGGAGAAAGAACACGTGAAGGAAATGACTTACTTCGTGAGATGTTAGAGTCAGGAATTATTAAATATGGTGATGATTTCATGCACTCTATGGAAAATGGAGGATGGGATTTATCTAAAGTAGATATGCCAGGAATGAGAGAGTCTAAAGCTACTTTCGTTTTCGGACAAATGAATGAGCCTCCTGGAGCTCGTGCTCGTGTAGCACTTTCAGGATTATCTATCGCTGAGTATTTCCGTGATGGAGCTGGAACTGATCAAGGTAAAGACGTATTGTTTTTCGTTGATAACATCTTCCGTTTTACACAAGCAGGTTCTGAGGTATCAGCACTTTTAGGACGTATGCCTTCTGCAGTAGGTTACCAACCAACTCTTGCAACAGAGATGGGAGCTATGCAAGAGCGTATTACATCTACAAACAAAGGATCTATTACATCTGTACAGGCGGTTTACGTTCCTGCGGATGACTTAACTGACCCGGCACCGGCAACAACGTTTGCTCACTTAGATGCTACAACAGTATTGTCTCGTAAAATTGCTGAGCTAGGTATTTATCCAGCGGTTGACCCGTTAGATTCTACTTCAAGAATTTTGACTCCTCAAATCTTAGGAAATGAGCACTACGACTGTGCACAAAGAGTAAAAGAGATTCTTCAAAAATACAAACAATTGCAAGATATTATTGCGATCTTAGGTATGGAAGAGTTATCTGAAGAAGATAAATTATCAGTATCCAGAGCACGTCGTGTTCAACGTTTCTTATCTCAACCTTTCCACGTAGCGGAGCAATTTACAGGTATTCCTGGAGTTTTGGTTGACATTAAAGATACTATCAAAGGATTTAACATGATTATCGACGGTGAGTTAGACCACCTTCCAGAAGCAGCTTTCAACTTGAAAGGTTCTATTCAGGATGCTATCGAAGCTGGAGAAAAAATGTTAGCTGAAGCTTAA